In a single window of the Pandoraea pulmonicola genome:
- the gatB gene encoding Asp-tRNA(Asn)/Glu-tRNA(Gln) amidotransferase subunit GatB, whose product MQWEVVIGLETHAQLSTASKIFSGASTQFGAAPNTQACPVDLALPGVLPVLNRGAVERAIEFGLAIGATIAPRSIFARKNYFYPDLPKGYQISQYEIPVVQGGSLKIQVEADARTGREAYEKVVTLTRAHLEEDAGKSLHEDFAGMTGIDLNRAGTPLLEIVTEPDMRSAAEAVAYAKALHGLVVWLGICDGNMQEGSFRCDANVSVRPVGQKAFGTRAEIKNLNSFRFLEEAIQYEVRRQIELIEDGGEVVQETRLYDPDKKETRSMRSKEDAHDYRYFPDPDLMPLVIDSEWVERVRAALPELPAGMQARFVESYGLSEYDAAVLTQSKAQAAYFEAVVAKAGKASAKPAANWIMGELSSQLNREDIGIDASPVSSAQLAGLLARIADNTISNKIAKEVFQLMWEERASDEGAADRIIEAKGLKQITDTGAIEKIIDEVLAANAKSVEEFRAGKEKAFNALVGQAMKATKGKANPAQVNELLKKKLGA is encoded by the coding sequence ATGCAATGGGAAGTCGTTATTGGTCTGGAGACGCACGCACAGCTCTCCACCGCTTCCAAGATTTTCTCGGGCGCGTCGACGCAGTTCGGCGCCGCCCCCAACACGCAGGCCTGTCCCGTGGATCTGGCGCTGCCGGGCGTGTTGCCGGTGCTCAATCGCGGCGCGGTCGAGCGCGCGATCGAATTCGGTCTGGCCATTGGCGCGACGATTGCGCCGCGCAGCATCTTCGCGCGCAAGAATTACTTCTACCCGGATCTGCCCAAGGGCTATCAGATCAGCCAGTACGAAATCCCGGTGGTGCAGGGCGGCTCGCTGAAGATCCAGGTCGAAGCGGACGCCCGCACCGGTCGTGAAGCTTACGAGAAGGTCGTGACGCTCACGCGCGCGCACCTGGAAGAGGACGCGGGCAAGTCGTTGCACGAAGACTTCGCCGGCATGACCGGCATCGATCTGAACCGCGCGGGCACGCCGCTGCTCGAGATCGTGACCGAGCCCGACATGCGCAGCGCGGCGGAAGCCGTGGCCTACGCGAAGGCGCTGCACGGCCTGGTGGTGTGGCTCGGCATCTGCGACGGCAACATGCAGGAAGGCTCGTTCCGCTGCGACGCCAACGTGTCGGTGCGTCCGGTCGGTCAGAAGGCATTCGGCACGCGCGCCGAAATCAAGAACCTGAACTCGTTCCGCTTCCTCGAGGAGGCGATTCAGTACGAGGTGCGTCGCCAGATCGAATTGATCGAAGACGGTGGCGAGGTAGTGCAGGAAACGCGTCTGTACGATCCGGACAAGAAGGAAACGCGCTCGATGCGCAGCAAGGAAGACGCGCACGACTACCGCTACTTCCCGGACCCGGACCTGATGCCGCTCGTGATCGACAGCGAGTGGGTCGAGCGTGTGCGCGCCGCGCTGCCCGAGTTGCCCGCCGGCATGCAGGCGCGCTTCGTCGAGTCGTACGGCCTATCGGAGTACGACGCCGCCGTGCTCACGCAGTCGAAGGCGCAGGCCGCCTACTTCGAAGCCGTGGTGGCGAAGGCCGGCAAGGCCAGCGCGAAGCCGGCCGCCAACTGGATCATGGGCGAGCTGTCCTCGCAACTGAATCGGGAAGACATCGGCATCGACGCCAGCCCGGTCTCGAGCGCCCAGCTCGCGGGTCTGCTCGCGCGCATCGCCGACAACACGATCTCCAACAAGATCGCCAAGGAAGTGTTCCAACTGATGTGGGAGGAGCGCGCGAGCGACGAAGGCGCGGCCGATCGCATCATCGAGGCGAAGGGCCTCAAGCAGATCACCGACACCGGCGCCATCGAGAAGATCATCGACGAGGTGCTCGCGGCCAACGCCAAGTCCGTCGAGGAATTCCGCGCGGGCAAGGAGAAGGCGTTCAATGCGCTGGTCGGCCAGGCGATGAAGGCCACCAAGGGCAAGGCGAACCCGGCGCAGGTCAACGAGCTGCTCAAGAAGAAGCTCGGCGCCTGA
- a CDS encoding glutamine synthetase family protein, with the protein MSVDHFLNHYAGLGESKIMLREPDGNSDRAALNPWQSLSQESVTSVKIGVTDLDGILRGKYVSLDKALSAVTDKLGFCNVIFGWDVADSPYGNIGHKGYPDAGVRLDSRTLRRVPWDDQVPFVLGEFLQSDGTAHPLCPRQVLRRVLDRAQQTGLTVICGVEFEWFNFSETPQSWNEKKGVDPQPITPGMFGYSLLRTQANSAYIQTLLSEMRAFRIPIEGLHTETGPGVYEVALAYGVALETADRAVLFKAGVKEIAHRFGIMPSFMAKWNSRLPGCSGHIHQSLIDGTSNVFYDRRRSHGMSRLLESYVAGQLRYMGEFGPLYWPNVNSYKRLVDGFWAPTTATWGIDDRTASLRVIPAGASSTRLETRCPGADANPYLSIAAAVASGMAGIEEGLSLVDGHASREMLDRNPRTLMDAVERMRGSSIAREWLGEPFVEHFCSTREWEYEQSLTSVTDWELKRYLEII; encoded by the coding sequence ATGTCTGTAGATCATTTTTTGAATCACTATGCTGGTTTGGGAGAGTCCAAGATAATGTTACGTGAACCCGACGGAAATTCTGACAGAGCTGCGCTTAATCCATGGCAGTCGCTCAGCCAGGAAAGCGTGACTTCGGTCAAGATCGGTGTCACAGACTTGGATGGCATCCTCCGCGGAAAGTATGTGAGCTTGGACAAAGCACTGTCGGCTGTTACCGATAAGCTCGGCTTTTGCAACGTGATTTTCGGTTGGGACGTAGCCGATTCACCCTACGGCAATATTGGGCATAAGGGATATCCAGATGCAGGCGTCCGTCTTGACTCTAGGACGTTGCGTCGTGTTCCCTGGGACGATCAGGTGCCATTCGTTCTCGGGGAGTTCTTACAGTCAGATGGAACCGCACACCCACTGTGCCCACGGCAGGTATTGCGACGCGTACTCGACCGCGCACAACAAACTGGTTTGACCGTGATTTGTGGCGTGGAATTTGAGTGGTTCAATTTTTCCGAGACGCCTCAATCCTGGAACGAAAAGAAAGGCGTGGACCCCCAACCTATCACGCCAGGAATGTTTGGATATTCGTTACTGCGCACTCAAGCGAATAGCGCGTACATTCAGACCCTGCTTTCAGAAATGCGCGCCTTTCGGATACCAATCGAAGGCCTCCACACGGAGACCGGTCCAGGCGTGTATGAAGTGGCTCTCGCCTACGGCGTTGCTCTGGAAACAGCCGACCGCGCGGTCCTTTTCAAGGCTGGGGTTAAGGAAATTGCGCATCGATTCGGCATCATGCCGTCGTTCATGGCCAAGTGGAATTCTAGACTGCCCGGTTGTTCCGGCCATATTCATCAGAGTCTGATAGACGGGACATCCAATGTCTTTTACGATCGCCGTCGATCTCACGGCATGAGTCGGCTTCTTGAGAGCTATGTGGCAGGGCAACTGCGCTATATGGGAGAGTTCGGACCACTATACTGGCCAAACGTAAACAGCTACAAACGTTTGGTCGACGGATTTTGGGCGCCAACAACCGCCACATGGGGGATCGACGACCGAACGGCCAGCCTGCGCGTGATTCCCGCCGGTGCATCATCCACCAGATTGGAGACACGCTGCCCCGGTGCCGATGCAAACCCGTACCTCTCTATTGCTGCAGCCGTAGCCAGTGGTATGGCCGGTATTGAGGAAGGCTTGTCACTTGTTGACGGCCATGCTTCCCGGGAAATGCTGGACCGTAACCCTCGCACGCTAATGGATGCGGTCGAGCGAATGCGAGGGTCTTCGATTGCACGTGAGTGGCTCGGTGAGCCGTTCGTCGAGCATTTTTGCTCAACACGCGAATGGGAGTACGAGCAATCGCTAACTTCCGTAACCGACTGGGAACTCAAGCGTTACCTGGAGATTATTTAG
- a CDS encoding efflux RND transporter permease subunit: MNLSELCIRRPVMTILLCVAAVVAGLIAYGQIPISALPSYNSPVIQVTATLPGASPETMAASVAAPMEKQFSTIAGVAVISSTNTQGTTSIIIEFDSDRDIDAAAVDVQAALFRAQRKLPVEMTTPPSYRKVNPADAPILFLAMNSPSMSLAELDDYAENLVSPTLSTLPGVAQVLIYGQKRFAVRVKARPDALAARKLTLDDVARALASANANSPVGTLDGARQTLTIEANRQMTKADQFANLIIASVNGNPVYLRDVAEVQDSVESVKTGSWVNGERSIVLAVLRQPNANTVATVDQVKASLPRLAEQMPQSIQVKLLNDRSVSIRESIDDVQFTLALTVILVTLVIFLFLRRLAATMIPVMSLPVSLIGTVALMKGMGYSIDNISLLGITLAVGLVVDDAIVMLENIVRHIENGVPPLRAALVGSREMGFTILSISISLVAVFIPIFFMPGVIGLMFHEFAVVVSLAILVSAAVSLTLIPMLCSRYLKHEQDEGLGLRATQWFEDGFVSVQDAYVRSVDWCLAHRKWVMAMAGATFVATGVLFATIPKGFFPSEDIGQVQVTAEGAQDISFSAMSALLRQAGDIIRANPAVGTVIVSANDSNQGRMFINLKPHGERPHMSEVLETLRRDVKQVPGLNVYFNPVQNLQLGGKQSKSRYQYVMQSVKPGEMQLWSDRLMNLMRADPIFRDVTTDAQMKGLQAQLTIDRDKANTLGVAIGDIRSALYSAFGERQVSTIYTPSDSYQVILQATDSDRRDESAFDKIYVRGKGGALVPLSAVATVERKMGPVSVNHQGQLQAVTLSFNLAPGAALGDASRKIVGYQQQLGFPPSIITSWGGDAAAFQKSQSSQVVLLVGALLVIYVLLGVLYESYIHPITILAGLPSAAVGALLTLRIFGMDLSLIAVIGILMLIGIVKKNAIMMIDFALDAQRNGGLTPAEAIRQACALRFRPIMMTTLAALMGALPIALGLGAGAELRQPLGLAVVGGLLFSQVITLYITPVIYLYLDRFAGDGPLVLPGDRAANDSRDRDDSSPAGGHDATREEGRHVDPAH, translated from the coding sequence ATGAACCTGTCCGAGCTCTGCATCCGCCGGCCGGTCATGACGATCCTGCTGTGCGTGGCCGCCGTCGTGGCCGGCCTGATCGCGTACGGCCAGATCCCGATCTCCGCGCTGCCCAGCTACAACTCGCCGGTCATCCAGGTCACGGCAACGCTGCCCGGTGCGAGCCCCGAGACGATGGCCGCTTCGGTTGCCGCGCCGATGGAAAAGCAGTTCTCGACGATCGCCGGCGTGGCGGTCATCAGCTCGACCAATACGCAGGGCACGACGTCGATCATCATCGAGTTCGACAGCGATCGCGACATCGATGCGGCCGCCGTCGACGTGCAGGCGGCGCTGTTCCGCGCGCAGCGCAAGCTGCCGGTGGAGATGACCACGCCGCCGTCCTATCGCAAGGTCAATCCGGCGGATGCGCCGATCCTGTTTCTCGCGATGAACTCGCCGTCGATGTCGCTCGCCGAACTCGACGACTACGCGGAAAACCTCGTCTCGCCCACGCTCTCCACGCTGCCTGGCGTGGCGCAGGTGCTGATCTATGGACAGAAGCGTTTCGCCGTGCGCGTCAAGGCGCGCCCCGACGCGCTCGCCGCACGCAAGCTCACGCTCGACGACGTGGCGCGCGCGCTCGCCTCGGCCAACGCCAACAGTCCGGTGGGCACGCTCGATGGCGCGCGCCAGACGCTCACCATCGAGGCCAACCGTCAGATGACGAAGGCCGACCAGTTCGCGAACCTGATCATCGCTAGCGTGAACGGCAACCCGGTGTATCTGCGCGACGTGGCCGAAGTGCAGGACAGCGTGGAATCGGTGAAGACCGGCAGTTGGGTCAACGGCGAGCGTTCGATCGTGCTCGCGGTGCTGCGCCAGCCGAACGCGAACACGGTGGCCACGGTCGATCAGGTCAAGGCGTCGCTGCCGCGTCTGGCCGAACAGATGCCGCAGTCGATCCAGGTGAAGCTGCTCAACGACCGGTCGGTGTCGATCCGCGAGTCGATCGACGACGTGCAGTTCACGCTCGCACTCACGGTGATTCTCGTCACGCTCGTGATCTTCCTGTTCCTGCGGCGGCTCGCGGCGACGATGATTCCGGTGATGTCGCTGCCGGTGTCGCTCATCGGCACCGTCGCGCTCATGAAGGGCATGGGCTACTCCATCGACAACATCTCGCTGCTCGGCATTACGCTGGCCGTGGGGCTGGTGGTCGACGACGCCATCGTGATGCTCGAGAACATCGTGCGGCACATCGAGAACGGCGTGCCGCCGCTGCGCGCGGCGCTCGTCGGCTCGCGCGAGATGGGCTTCACGATCCTGTCGATCTCGATCTCCCTCGTGGCCGTGTTCATCCCGATCTTCTTCATGCCGGGCGTGATCGGGCTCATGTTCCACGAGTTCGCGGTGGTGGTGTCGCTGGCGATCCTGGTGTCGGCGGCCGTCTCGCTCACGCTCATCCCCATGCTGTGCAGCCGTTATCTCAAGCACGAGCAGGACGAAGGGCTCGGGCTGCGCGCCACGCAGTGGTTCGAGGACGGTTTCGTATCGGTGCAGGACGCCTATGTGCGCAGCGTGGACTGGTGCCTCGCGCACCGCAAGTGGGTGATGGCGATGGCCGGCGCGACCTTCGTGGCCACCGGCGTGCTGTTCGCCACGATCCCGAAGGGCTTTTTTCCGAGCGAAGACATCGGACAGGTGCAGGTCACGGCCGAAGGCGCGCAGGACATCTCGTTCTCGGCGATGTCCGCCCTGTTGCGGCAGGCGGGCGACATCATCCGCGCGAATCCGGCGGTCGGCACGGTGATCGTGTCGGCGAACGACAGCAACCAGGGTCGCATGTTCATCAACCTGAAGCCGCACGGCGAGCGCCCGCACATGAGCGAAGTGCTCGAAACCCTGCGGCGCGACGTCAAGCAGGTGCCCGGCCTGAACGTGTATTTCAATCCGGTGCAGAACCTGCAACTGGGCGGCAAGCAGAGCAAGAGCCGCTATCAGTACGTGATGCAGAGCGTGAAGCCGGGCGAGATGCAGCTCTGGTCCGACCGGCTCATGAACCTGATGCGCGCCGACCCGATCTTCCGGGACGTGACGACCGATGCGCAGATGAAGGGCCTGCAGGCGCAGCTCACCATCGACCGCGACAAGGCGAACACGCTCGGCGTGGCGATCGGCGATATTCGCAGTGCGCTCTATAGCGCGTTCGGCGAGCGGCAGGTGTCGACGATCTACACGCCGAGCGACAGCTATCAAGTGATTCTGCAGGCGACCGACAGCGATCGTCGCGACGAGAGTGCGTTCGACAAGATCTACGTGCGCGGCAAGGGCGGCGCGCTGGTGCCGCTCTCGGCCGTGGCCACCGTCGAGCGCAAGATGGGGCCGGTGTCGGTCAACCATCAGGGGCAGTTGCAGGCGGTGACGCTCTCGTTCAACCTCGCCCCGGGGGCGGCGTTGGGCGATGCGTCGCGCAAGATCGTGGGCTATCAGCAGCAGCTCGGTTTCCCACCGAGCATCATCACGAGCTGGGGCGGCGATGCGGCCGCGTTCCAGAAGTCGCAGTCGAGCCAGGTGGTGCTGCTCGTCGGCGCGCTGCTCGTGATCTACGTGCTGCTCGGCGTGCTCTACGAGAGCTACATCCATCCGATCACGATTCTCGCGGGGCTGCCGTCGGCGGCTGTCGGCGCGCTGCTCACGCTGCGGATCTTCGGCATGGACCTGTCGCTCATCGCGGTGATCGGGATTCTGATGCTCATCGGCATCGTGAAGAAGAACGCCATCATGATGATCGACTTCGCGCTCGACGCGCAGCGCAACGGCGGCCTGACGCCCGCCGAGGCGATCCGCCAGGCGTGCGCGCTGCGCTTCCGCCCGATCATGATGACCACGCTCGCGGCACTCATGGGCGCGCTGCCGATTGCGCTGGGGCTCGGCGCCGGGGCGGAGCTGCGTCAACCACTCGGGCTGGCGGTCGTCGGCGGATTGCTGTTCTCGCAAGTCATCACGCTCTACATCACGCCGGTGATCTATCTCTATCTGGATCGCTTCGCGGGCGACGGCCCGCTCGTGCTGCCCGGCGATCGCGCCGCCAACGACAGCCGCGACCGAGACGACAGCTCGCCCGCAGGCGGGCACGACGCGACGCGCGAGGAAGGGCGTCACGTCGACCCCGCGCACTGA
- a CDS encoding polyphosphate kinase 2 family protein, with amino-acid sequence MFEKFRVPLGKKLDLSDYDPAEKPFAGETKDDDKAHMAELAARLDELQTILHANSRHRVLLVLQGMDTSGKDGTIRAVFQNVDPLGVRVANFKAPTPIELARDFLWRVHMAVPAAGELTIFNRSHYEDVLITRVHDWIDADECKRRYTHINNFERLLADNDTTIIKCFLHISAEEQRKRLQERIDDPNKHWKFELGDLKERGFWPQYTKAYEAALSATSTEYAPWYIVPSDSKRHRNLMVAELLVAAMSELKLSYPPARPELTGLKVE; translated from the coding sequence ATGTTCGAGAAATTCCGCGTACCGCTCGGCAAGAAGCTCGACCTGTCTGACTACGATCCGGCGGAGAAGCCGTTTGCGGGCGAGACCAAGGACGACGACAAGGCGCACATGGCCGAACTGGCCGCCAGGCTCGACGAACTGCAGACCATCCTGCACGCCAACAGCAGGCACCGCGTACTGCTCGTACTCCAGGGGATGGACACCAGCGGCAAGGACGGCACGATCCGCGCGGTCTTCCAGAATGTCGATCCGCTAGGCGTTCGCGTGGCCAATTTCAAGGCGCCCACGCCCATCGAACTGGCGCGCGACTTCCTGTGGCGCGTACACATGGCCGTGCCGGCGGCGGGCGAGCTCACCATCTTCAATCGCAGCCATTACGAGGACGTGCTCATCACGCGCGTGCACGACTGGATCGATGCCGACGAGTGCAAGCGTCGCTACACGCACATCAACAATTTCGAGCGGCTGCTCGCGGACAACGACACCACGATCATCAAGTGCTTCCTCCATATCTCGGCGGAGGAGCAGCGCAAGCGGCTGCAGGAGCGCATCGACGATCCGAACAAGCACTGGAAGTTCGAGCTGGGCGACCTCAAGGAACGCGGCTTCTGGCCGCAATACACGAAGGCGTACGAAGCCGCTTTATCGGCCACCTCGACGGAATATGCGCCGTGGTATATCGTGCCTTCCGACTCGAAACGCCACCGTAATCTGATGGTGGCAGAGTTGCTGGTCGCCGCAATGTCCGAACTGAAACTGTCCTATCCGCCGGCAAGGCCGGAGTTGACGGGCTTGAAAGTGGAGTGA
- the gatC gene encoding Asp-tRNA(Asn)/Glu-tRNA(Gln) amidotransferase subunit GatC translates to MALNLSDVKRIAHLARLELADDEAAHMEKELNGFFALVEQMQSVDTTDVAPLAHPIEQIQAVAQRLRTDAVTELVDREANQRPAPAVQDGLYLVPKVIE, encoded by the coding sequence ATGGCTTTGAATCTCTCAGACGTCAAACGCATCGCTCATCTCGCGCGTCTCGAGCTGGCCGATGACGAGGCGGCTCACATGGAAAAGGAGCTCAACGGCTTCTTCGCGCTCGTCGAGCAGATGCAGTCGGTCGACACGACGGACGTCGCACCGCTTGCGCATCCGATCGAGCAAATCCAGGCGGTCGCTCAGCGGCTGCGTACCGATGCCGTGACGGAGCTCGTCGATCGCGAGGCCAATCAGCGTCCGGCGCCTGCCGTCCAGGACGGCCTCTATCTGGTACCGAAGGTCATCGAATGA
- a CDS encoding efflux RND transporter periplasmic adaptor subunit encodes MSQENARRPTPEDATVRGQETGNGSAPVRVAQVGNGTARGAAHAASRSEKPVGGRPSVRSRRGIVGLLGLVLVAGVGMWLHSRGGDKPAKAALAPSVTVATVEVRDVPVRLIANGTVTARQTIEVRPQISSTIRQVHIKEGDFVKAGQLLFSLDARMDEANLKKVQAQLAKDEADLANARRTLARTRQLIAEHFVSQSALDTAQSSVDSLTAQVAADRAAISASQVAVDYNQIRAGIDGRTGAINVHPGSLVTPGGAALVSITQLDPIDISFTLPEGALAELQAARAGGPVSVTATLGTTGVTVSGQLSFIDNAVDSQTGTIRLKAAYDNRDARLWPGMYLNVAVIGRVLKQASVVPPQAVQTGPDGKFVYVIGADNKVSAKPVKVGYVEAKLAVVEGVEAGARVVQEGAENLRPGNTVTIVKASS; translated from the coding sequence ATGAGTCAGGAGAACGCCCGCCGGCCGACGCCGGAAGACGCGACAGTCCGCGGGCAGGAGACGGGGAACGGCAGCGCGCCGGTGCGCGTCGCCCAGGTTGGCAACGGCACGGCAAGGGGGGCGGCGCATGCCGCGAGCAGGTCGGAGAAGCCGGTCGGAGGCCGGCCCTCCGTGCGCTCGCGTCGTGGGATCGTCGGCCTGCTGGGGCTCGTGCTGGTGGCCGGCGTCGGCATGTGGCTGCACTCGCGCGGTGGGGACAAGCCCGCCAAGGCTGCACTCGCGCCGTCCGTGACGGTCGCCACGGTCGAAGTGCGCGACGTGCCCGTGCGGCTCATTGCCAACGGCACGGTGACCGCGCGCCAGACCATCGAGGTGCGCCCGCAGATCTCCAGCACCATCCGGCAGGTCCACATCAAGGAAGGCGATTTCGTCAAGGCCGGCCAGCTGCTGTTCTCGCTGGACGCGCGCATGGACGAAGCGAACCTCAAGAAAGTGCAGGCGCAACTGGCGAAGGACGAAGCCGATCTCGCCAACGCCCGCCGCACGCTCGCCCGCACCCGGCAGTTGATCGCCGAGCATTTCGTGTCGCAAAGCGCGCTCGATACGGCGCAGAGCAGCGTGGACAGCCTTACCGCGCAGGTCGCCGCCGATCGCGCCGCCATCTCCGCGAGCCAGGTGGCCGTGGACTACAACCAGATCCGCGCCGGTATCGACGGCCGCACCGGCGCCATCAACGTCCACCCCGGCAGCCTCGTCACGCCTGGCGGCGCCGCCCTCGTGAGCATCACGCAGCTCGATCCGATCGACATCAGCTTCACGCTGCCGGAGGGCGCGCTGGCCGAGTTGCAGGCCGCACGCGCCGGCGGCCCGGTCTCGGTGACCGCCACGTTGGGCACCACCGGCGTGACGGTCAGCGGGCAGCTCAGCTTCATCGACAATGCCGTCGATTCGCAGACCGGCACCATCCGTCTGAAAGCCGCCTACGACAACCGCGACGCCCGGCTCTGGCCCGGCATGTACCTGAACGTCGCCGTGATCGGCCGCGTGCTCAAGCAGGCGAGCGTGGTGCCGCCGCAAGCCGTGCAGACCGGTCCGGACGGCAAGTTCGTCTACGTGATCGGGGCCGACAACAAGGTCAGCGCGAAGCCCGTGAAGGTCGGCTACGTGGAAGCGAAGCTCGCCGTGGTCGAAGGCGTGGAAGCCGGCGCCCGCGTCGTGCAGGAAGGTGCCGAGAACCTGCGCCCGGGCAACACCGTCACGATCGTGAAGGCCTCGTCATGA
- the gatA gene encoding Asp-tRNA(Asn)/Glu-tRNA(Gln) amidotransferase subunit GatA, which translates to MEQDLIHLQDLRAALDAKRVSSVELTQHYLDRIAGAADLNAFVHVDADASLAQARAADARIAAGEGATRPLLGIPVAHKDVFVTRGWRSTAGSRMLESYTSPFDAAVVERLADAGMVTLGKTNMDEFAMGSSNENSHFGPVKNPWDTRAVPGGSSGGSAAAVAARLAPVATGTDTGGSIRQPAAFCGVTGIKPTYGRVSRYGMIAFASSLDQGGPFGHSAADCAWMLNGMAGFDARDSTSLERADEDFARGLGKPLDGATADKPLAGLRIGLPAEYFGEGLDADVRQAIDQALAEFEKLGAVRVPVSLPKTELSIPVYYVLAPAEASSNLSRFDGVRYGHRAGEYRDLLDMYKKSRAEGFGTEVKRRILVGTYVLSHGYYDAYYLKAQKIRRLIAQDFQNAFAQCDVIMGPVAPSVAWNLGEKSADPVQMYLADIYTLSVSLAGLPGMSLPVGAGRDGRPVGLQMIGNYFDEARLLQVADAFQRATDWHRRAPAGR; encoded by the coding sequence ATGGAACAAGATCTGATTCATTTGCAGGATTTGCGCGCCGCGCTCGACGCCAAGCGCGTCTCGAGCGTGGAGCTCACGCAGCACTATCTGGACCGCATTGCCGGCGCCGCCGATCTGAACGCCTTCGTGCACGTCGATGCCGACGCGAGCCTCGCGCAGGCGCGCGCGGCCGATGCGCGCATCGCCGCCGGTGAAGGCGCCACGCGCCCCCTGCTGGGCATTCCCGTCGCGCACAAGGACGTGTTCGTCACGCGCGGCTGGCGCAGCACGGCCGGCTCGCGCATGCTCGAGAGCTACACGAGCCCGTTCGACGCCGCCGTGGTCGAGCGTCTGGCCGACGCCGGCATGGTCACGCTGGGCAAGACCAACATGGACGAATTCGCGATGGGTTCGTCGAACGAAAACTCGCACTTCGGCCCGGTGAAGAACCCGTGGGACACGCGCGCCGTGCCCGGCGGTTCGTCGGGTGGCTCGGCCGCCGCGGTGGCGGCGCGTCTCGCGCCGGTCGCCACCGGCACCGACACGGGCGGCTCGATCCGTCAGCCGGCAGCGTTTTGCGGCGTGACCGGCATCAAGCCGACGTATGGCCGCGTGTCGCGCTACGGCATGATCGCGTTCGCGTCGTCGCTCGATCAGGGCGGCCCGTTCGGTCATAGTGCCGCGGACTGCGCCTGGATGCTCAACGGCATGGCTGGCTTCGATGCGCGCGACTCCACCAGCCTGGAGCGCGCCGACGAGGACTTCGCCCGCGGCCTGGGCAAGCCGCTCGATGGCGCGACGGCCGACAAGCCGCTCGCCGGTCTGCGCATCGGTCTGCCCGCCGAATACTTCGGCGAGGGGCTCGATGCCGACGTGCGCCAGGCCATCGACCAAGCCCTCGCCGAATTCGAGAAGCTCGGTGCCGTGCGCGTGCCGGTGTCGCTGCCCAAGACCGAGCTGTCGATCCCGGTGTACTACGTGCTGGCCCCGGCCGAAGCGTCGTCGAACCTGTCGCGTTTCGATGGTGTGCGCTACGGCCACCGTGCCGGCGAGTACCGCGATCTGCTCGACATGTACAAGAAGTCGCGCGCCGAAGGCTTCGGCACCGAGGTCAAGCGCCGCATTCTGGTGGGCACGTACGTGCTTTCGCATGGCTACTACGACGCCTATTACCTGAAGGCGCAGAAGATCCGTCGTCTGATCGCGCAGGACTTCCAGAACGCGTTCGCGCAGTGCGACGTGATCATGGGCCCGGTGGCGCCGTCGGTGGCGTGGAACCTCGGCGAGAAGAGCGCCGATCCGGTGCAGATGTATCTGGCCGACATCTACACGCTGTCGGTGAGCCTGGCCGGTCTGCCGGGCATGAGCCTGCCGGTCGGCGCGGGGCGCGATGGGCGTCCGGTCGGTCTGCAGATGATCGGCAACTATTTCGACGAAGCCCGCCTGCTGCAAGTGGCCGACGCGTTCCAGCGCGCGACGGACTGGCACCGGCGCGCTCCGGCGGGTCGCTGA